Within Vannielia litorea, the genomic segment CGTCGCACCGGTGCAGGGTGGCGGCTTCGTTTCGGTCCGGATCAAGCCTTCGATAGAGCTGCTCCAGCGCGTTTCGGACGAATACGCGCGGCTTTGCAGGGCCGAAGTGGAAGAGTGCCTGACACCGAGCGACAGCGCCGAGCGCCTCGTTGGCCGGCTCCGCGAGGCGGGGTATGTCGATATCGAGCAGTTCATGGCGACCAGCCTCGCCGACGAACTCGCCAGCCGCGATGCAAGGCTGGGCCGCCCCGAGGCTCCGCGCGGCCATCGCTTCGCCTTGGTGGCGCGCGCGGTCAACGAAGCGATCGCGCATACGACCGCGCTGTGCGAGACCTTCAACGCCATCGAGGCCGTGCCCCACAACATGCGGATCCTCGCCTCGCGTCTCGAGTCGTCCGGCGGGCCGATCGCCGCGATCTCGTCGAATTACGGGTCGATGTCGAAGGAGATCTCCGACTGGGTCAACAACTTCATCCTTGGCGATGCCAGCGCCTTCGCGAACCTGCGAAACGCCGTCAGCCGCAGCCGGATGCTAAGCGCCATGGCCCGGGTTTTCGAAGAGGCACGCGCGCAGTTCGACACCGAGAGTTGGGACGACGATGCGCAGTTCGACAGCGAAGGAGAAAAGGCGCTGCTGCTCGCCATCGCCACGGAGTATCGCAAGAAGGCCGAAATCTTTCTGCTGGCGGTGGAGCGCGAGGCGCAGGTGTTTGGCCGTGCCGTCGCCGACATGAAGCGGATGATTGCCGGACTTTCGACCACGCGCATGATGTGCAAGATCGAGAGCGCACGGCTGCCCGACC encodes:
- a CDS encoding PAS domain-containing protein is translated as MPETRVQAQRPTKGEAPFEFDEIFFSRTDERGVIRSGNQVFQRVSAHRWSDLIGAPHKLIRHPDMPKGFFQLFWDRLKVGKVVSGYVKNLAADGLHYWVYAIVAPVQGGGFVSVRIKPSIELLQRVSDEYARLCRAEVEECLTPSDSAERLVGRLREAGYVDIEQFMATSLADELASRDARLGRPEAPRGHRFALVARAVNEAIAHTTALCETFNAIEAVPHNMRILASRLESSGGPIAAISSNYGSMSKEISDWVNNFILGDASAFANLRNAVSRSRMLSAMARVFEEARAQFDTESWDDDAQFDSEGEKALLLAIATEYRKKAEIFLLAVEREAQVFGRAVADMKRMIAGLSTTRMMCKIESARLPDHNESLMAIIDQLDTFQTELESRLEKIGEITSAVLAAARSLEICGTGEKPGTPAIRVA